A window of Argopecten irradians isolate NY chromosome 14, Ai_NY, whole genome shotgun sequence contains these coding sequences:
- the LOC138308266 gene encoding transcription intermediary factor 1-beta-like, which translates to MAEGGRPPELDLHLLECPICLERLQQPKSLPCLHSFCQECLGTYIAKEISEKRVSGTSFPCPICRRTTSPVNQSEPKEKWAEQFPTNVVIQDLIQLKERSSELPYCKPCQTKGTLTNPAKFWCKMMNVHFCAHCKEQYHDILHNDCDILDISEYDISKSKPEESAPKCDQHEEKIIWYCEKHQRLGCHVCMIKYHGLCGQEVVMTAKDYLERLQTGTKLRDTKETLKKGAEAMKSLIKDFDEQIQTLVQNQEDVLKSITDLRQRIEKELDECQKAVTDDLVTKYKEEKENIEVSLRQCNRLMKGMLNTMKSSVKAVEENNPMEAIMMYQRGQAEIESCQDLIKDMREPYTSVCIQHQVPKPGTQGDHMLGKIVIEKQRRRFPIDPGFHSLPLSKRQAKEIREFNVSTPADKSTNDICGIVYLPDNNIVVSDCGNKRLKLFTDEGQYLDQLTVPENPYDMCLVDNTTVAVAVWGKGVHVVKVGDKKLSLSSVINTKKNIIGITHRDGRFVVSDECGGVYSITQDGATDLLYKYDDICWNLGHDTERGDILVSTHNNTDGQVAVSRLSPDKRRTDVMKVVVVRGSTGIDIDREGNIYVCGYLSHNVVQMSGDGIRVRELLTSTDGIQNPRTIAVNGEKCVVSKKNITADDRNYIRIFQLC; encoded by the coding sequence ATGGCTGAAGGCGGACGTCCTCCAGAACTTGACCTACACTTACTTGAGTGTCCAATCTGCCTTGAAAGACTTCAACAACCCAAGTCCCTACCTTGTTTACACAGCTTCTGTCAGGAATGTCTTGGGACTTACATCGCCAAGGAAATTTCTGAGAAGAGGGTGTCAGGTACATCATTTCCCTGTCCAATCTGTCGgaggacgacctctcctgtCAATCAATCTGAACCAAAGGAGAAATGGGCGGAGCAGTTCCCGACTAATGTCGTGATCCAGGACCTTATCCAGCTAAAGGAACGTTCATCTGAATTACCATACTGCAAACCATGCCAGACCAAAGGTACCCTGACTAATCCAGCCAAGTTCTGGTGCAAAATGATGAACGTACATTTTTGTGCGCACTGTAAGGAACAGTATCATGACATTCTACACAATGACTGTGATATCTTAGATATCAGTGAGTATGATATCAGCAAGTCAAAACCGGAGGAATCAGCTCCGAAATGTGATCAACACgaagaaaaaatcatttggtATTGTGAAAAACACCAACGTCTTGGGTGTCATGTATGCATGATCAAATACCATGGACTGTGTGGACAGGAAGTGGTGATGACAGCCAAGGATTATTTAGAGAGGTTACAAACTGGGACAAAACTAAGAGACACGAAAGAGACGCTGAAGAAAGGGGCTGAGGCCATGAAGTCGTTGATTAAGGATTTTGACGAACAGATCCAAACCTTGGTTCAAAATCAAGAAGATGTTCTGAAGAGCATCACAGATCTACGCCAGAGGATCGAGAAAGAACTAGATGAATGTCAGAAAGCCGTCACGGATGATTTGGTCACAAAGTATAAAGAGGAGAAAGAGAACATTGAGGTGTCGTTACGGCAATGTAATCGTCTGATGAAGGGTATGCTAAATACTATGAAATCCTCCGTCAAAGCTGTGGAGGAAAACAACCCCATGGAGGCTATAATGATGTATCAGAGGGGACAGGCCGAGATCGAGTCATGTCAGGACCTGATCAAAGACATGAGGGAGCCCTATACATCCGTCTGTATTCAGCATCAGGTTCCTAAACCTGGCACTCAAGGTGATCACATGTTGGGGAAGATTGTGATCGAGAAACAGAGGCGACGTTTCCCTATAGATCCTGGTTTCCATTCACTGCCACTGTCAAAACGCCAAGCGAAGGAGATAAGGGAGTTCAACGTTAGTACTCCAGCTGATAAATCCACTAATGATATATGTGGAATTGTGTACCTTCCAGATAACAACATAGTAGTTAGTGACTGTGGTAACAAGAGACTGAAACTGTTTACAGACGAAGGACAGTACCTGGATCAGTTGACCGTTCCTGAAAATCCCTATGATATgtgtttggtggacaacactaCTGTGGCAGTCGCTGTCTGGGGTAAAGGTGTACATGTGGTAAAAGTGGGGGACAAGAAACTATCTCTGTCATCTGTCATCAacacaaagaaaaatataattggTATCACACATAGAGACGGGAGGTTTGTAGTGAGTGATGAGTGTGGAGGagtgtacagtataacacaggACGGAGCCACAGACTTGTTATACAAATATGACGACATATGCTGGAACCTTGGACATGATACAGAGAGAGGTGACATACTCGTCAGTACTCATAACAACACAGACGGACAAGTCGCTGTGTCCAGACTGTCGCCAGACAAACGCCGCACGGACGTGATGAAGGTTGTTGTCGTGAGAGGTTCTACAGGAATAGACATAGACAGGGAGGGAAACATCTACGTGTGTGGTTATTTATCACACAACGTCGTGCAGATGTCTGGGGATGGGATACGTGTCCGGGAACTGTTGACATCTACAGATGGGATACAGAATCCAAGGACAATAGCTGTTAATGGTGAAAAATGTGTGGTTTCCAAGAAGAATATTACTGCTGATGATCGTAACTACATTCGTATCTTTCAACTCTGCTGA